A single uncultured Acetobacterium sp. DNA region contains:
- the lpdA gene encoding dihydrolipoyl dehydrogenase yields the protein MKYDVAVLGGGPGGYEAAIRCSQYGLKTVLIEARELGGTCLNRGCIPTKALLHGAEFYDEAKSAQEFGVFFDNIAFDYEKLAAYKEKIVSRLRKGIEGLEKAHGVTVIKGFGVLKNANEIAVNGETVVADHIILATGSSPFLPPIPGVDNKSVMTSDEVLEMKQCPESLVIIGGGIIGIEFATLYASLGKKVTVIEMQPDILQGIDKEIVKELSQILKRKGVQIIAGAKVTGIEEAEEITVNYEKDGHPNSAAGACCIVSVGRKAQIDQIGLEAVGIKRIGSFIEVDTYLRTNIPNIYAIGDITGKIQLAHVATKQGMVAAENIIGQQKRMKYEVVPSCLYTNPEIAWIGLSEEEAVKAGKNIKIGRYGVGGNGKSSVMGKSKGVIKLVCDHVTGEVYGAQIMAPRATDMIGEIAVIMECEGTIEELSDTIHPHPTVCEIIVEAAHDVEGLCCNAPPKK from the coding sequence ATGAAATATGATGTTGCAGTTTTAGGAGGAGGACCGGGGGGATACGAAGCAGCAATTCGCTGTTCCCAGTATGGTCTCAAAACAGTGCTCATCGAAGCAAGAGAACTTGGCGGCACCTGTTTGAATCGTGGTTGTATTCCAACCAAAGCCTTGCTTCATGGTGCCGAATTTTACGATGAAGCAAAGAGTGCCCAGGAGTTTGGCGTTTTTTTTGACAATATCGCATTTGACTATGAAAAATTGGCAGCCTATAAAGAAAAGATCGTAAGCAGATTAAGAAAGGGCATTGAAGGACTTGAAAAAGCCCATGGCGTCACCGTCATTAAAGGCTTTGGGGTGTTAAAAAATGCGAATGAAATAGCAGTAAATGGGGAAACGGTTGTTGCCGATCACATCATCCTGGCCACCGGTTCCAGTCCATTTTTACCACCCATTCCAGGCGTTGATAATAAATCGGTCATGACCAGCGACGAAGTTCTGGAAATGAAACAGTGTCCGGAGAGCCTGGTGATCATCGGCGGCGGCATCATCGGTATTGAATTTGCGACCTTGTATGCATCGCTGGGAAAAAAGGTGACAGTTATCGAAATGCAGCCGGATATCCTTCAGGGAATTGACAAGGAAATTGTTAAGGAACTGTCCCAGATTCTTAAACGAAAAGGGGTTCAGATTATCGCTGGTGCCAAGGTCACTGGGATCGAAGAAGCGGAAGAAATAACTGTGAATTATGAGAAAGACGGACATCCTAATAGTGCGGCCGGGGCCTGCTGCATTGTCAGTGTTGGCCGAAAAGCGCAAATCGATCAGATCGGTTTGGAAGCCGTCGGCATTAAGCGTATTGGCTCATTTATTGAAGTTGATACGTATCTTAGAACAAATATTCCTAACATCTATGCCATTGGTGACATCACCGGAAAAATTCAGCTGGCCCATGTTGCCACAAAACAGGGGATGGTTGCCGCAGAAAACATTATCGGCCAACAGAAGCGAATGAAATATGAGGTGGTCCCTTCCTGTCTTTACACCAATCCGGAAATTGCCTGGATTGGACTAAGCGAAGAGGAAGCAGTCAAGGCTGGAAAGAACATAAAAATCGGACGCTATGGTGTCGGCGGTAATGGCAAGTCCAGTGTCATGGGAAAGAGCAAAGGAGTGATCAAACTGGTTTGTGACCATGTCACCGGCGAAGTTTACGGAGCTCAGATCATGGCCCCCAGAGCCACCGATATGATCGGTGAAATTGCGGTAATTATGGAATGTGAAGGCACCATTGAAGAATTATCGGACACCATTCATCCCCATCCCACCGTTTGCGAAATTATCGTCGAAGCGGCTCACGATGTGGAAGGGCTGTGCTGCAATGCACCGCCTAAGAAATAA
- a CDS encoding type II glyceraldehyde-3-phosphate dehydrogenase, producing MKKIKVGVAGYGVIGQRLADAVALQGDMELVGVADLAPTLSIRALKEKGMPYNLFLVDMNRKPEFETLEIPITGSFEDLVDQVDIMLDSSPGGVGVKNKELYASKGVKAIFQGGEKNSVADVFFHGYANYEQGLDQDYLKLTSCNTTGLIRAVDCLDRNCGGVERVAITIIRRVADPGDYHRGLTNALQVDKAPSHQAVDLMTIMPHVEATGVLVHTPVTHGHIITVLATGKKKITKEMALEAFKKHPRIRVVKIDDGFQGNASFFRYARDLGNTRGDMYEIGLWEDCIVESGNDIMFAINIPQESVTIPETMDAVRAATGMQQTREDGTAATNKYLNCQCR from the coding sequence ATGAAAAAAATTAAAGTAGGGGTTGCAGGATACGGCGTCATTGGTCAGAGACTGGCAGACGCGGTTGCACTTCAGGGCGATATGGAATTGGTGGGGGTTGCTGATTTAGCACCGACTCTGTCAATCCGGGCGTTAAAAGAAAAAGGGATGCCTTACAACTTGTTTTTAGTGGATATGAACCGGAAGCCAGAGTTTGAAACCCTGGAAATTCCCATTACCGGATCTTTTGAAGACCTGGTCGATCAGGTAGATATTATGCTGGATTCTTCACCAGGCGGTGTGGGTGTTAAAAACAAAGAACTTTATGCATCAAAAGGCGTGAAGGCTATTTTCCAGGGTGGCGAAAAGAATTCGGTTGCCGATGTATTCTTCCACGGCTATGCCAATTACGAACAAGGGCTGGATCAGGATTATTTGAAACTTACCAGCTGTAATACCACTGGCTTGATTCGTGCCGTTGATTGTCTGGATCGAAACTGTGGCGGCGTTGAACGGGTTGCCATTACCATCATCCGTCGTGTTGCCGATCCCGGCGATTATCACCGTGGCTTAACCAATGCATTGCAGGTTGACAAGGCACCTTCACATCAGGCGGTTGATTTAATGACCATCATGCCTCATGTTGAAGCCACCGGCGTGCTGGTTCATACACCAGTAACCCATGGTCACATTATCACTGTATTGGCTACCGGCAAGAAAAAAATCACCAAAGAAATGGCTTTAGAAGCATTCAAAAAACATCCCCGTATTCGGGTGGTAAAAATTGATGATGGTTTCCAGGGAAATGCATCCTTCTTCCGATATGCCCGAGATCTGGGAAATACCAGAGGTGACATGTATGAAATCGGATTATGGGAAGACTGTATCGTCGAAAGCGGAAACGATATTATGTTCGCCATCAATATCCCTCAGGAAAGCGTCACGATTCCCGAAACAATGGATGCTGTCAGAGCGGCTACCGGAATGCAGCAAACCCGAGAAGACGGAACAGCAGCAACAAACAAATATTTGAATTGTCAATGCCGTTAA
- a CDS encoding phosphoglycerate kinase — protein sequence MKFGIKTLDDFQFSGKTVLLRVDINQPVDKEKNTLKDITRIKACVPTIRELSDKGAKVVILAHQGSDIEYENFYTTEPHAKVLTELLKKEVKFVEDVCGPTARTAIAAMNDGEMLLLDNVRFVSEEQTLFETNLNLSHEDQAKTLLVRKLAPLADLYVCDAFAAAHRDQPSLCGFEQVLPSAMGRLFEEEYSVLSEITENPGRPSVFVLGGAKISDAFIMMNSVLGKGIADTVLAGGLVGNIMLLAKGFDIGASSKAFIEKRGFNKYIEDAKELLEKYGAMIELPTDLAYLDDGVRKEVKLTDLPVDKMLVDIGHESTQKFQEIILGAKTVFTNGPMGIFEEEITEYGTKNVWDALGKTEAYTVIGGGDSITATNKYDLSEKIDYICTGGGALIRFLTGETLPVVKALMHGSAIKEK from the coding sequence ATGAAATTTGGAATTAAAACCTTGGATGACTTCCAATTCTCCGGAAAAACGGTTCTCCTCCGGGTGGATATTAACCAACCGGTGGATAAAGAAAAAAATACCTTAAAAGATATTACGAGGATCAAAGCCTGTGTTCCGACCATCCGGGAATTGTCGGACAAGGGTGCAAAGGTAGTGATTCTAGCCCATCAGGGCAGTGATATCGAATATGAAAATTTTTATACCACCGAACCCCATGCAAAAGTTTTGACCGAATTGCTTAAAAAAGAAGTGAAATTTGTTGAGGATGTCTGCGGACCCACCGCCAGAACAGCGATTGCAGCTATGAATGATGGCGAAATGCTTTTATTGGATAATGTCCGTTTTGTCTCTGAAGAACAGACCTTATTTGAAACAAATTTAAACTTAAGCCATGAAGACCAGGCTAAAACCCTGCTGGTGAGAAAACTGGCACCCCTGGCTGATCTATATGTTTGCGATGCCTTTGCGGCCGCCCACCGGGATCAACCCTCTCTCTGCGGTTTTGAACAGGTACTGCCATCAGCGATGGGAAGATTGTTTGAAGAAGAATACAGTGTCCTTTCCGAAATTACCGAAAATCCCGGCAGACCATCGGTCTTTGTTTTAGGAGGCGCCAAAATATCCGATGCCTTTATCATGATGAATTCTGTGCTGGGAAAAGGAATCGCCGACACGGTTCTGGCCGGTGGTTTAGTAGGAAACATCATGTTACTGGCAAAAGGATTTGACATCGGAGCAAGCTCTAAAGCCTTTATTGAAAAAAGAGGGTTTAATAAATACATTGAGGATGCCAAAGAACTCCTGGAAAAATATGGTGCAATGATTGAATTACCAACAGATTTAGCCTATCTGGATGACGGGGTCAGAAAAGAAGTGAAACTGACTGATTTGCCGGTTGATAAAATGCTGGTGGATATCGGTCACGAATCAACCCAAAAATTTCAGGAGATCATCCTTGGCGCCAAAACAGTTTTCACCAACGGACCGATGGGGATTTTTGAAGAAGAAATCACGGAATACGGCACCAAAAATGTCTGGGACGCCCTGGGAAAAACCGAAGCTTACACCGTTATCGGCGGTGGTGACAGCATTACCGCGACCAATAAATACGATTTAAGCGAAAAAATTGATTATATCTGCACTGGTGGCGGTGCCCTGATCCGATTTTTAACTGGCGAAACCCTGCCGGTTGTCAAAGCATTGATGCATGGTTCAGCGATAAAGGAAAAATAA
- a CDS encoding malic enzyme-like NAD(P)-binding protein, protein MDYAQESLKLHYQWKGKLEVNSKVSVNNKEDLSLAYTPGVAQPCLEIQKDISKSYELTGRWNTVAVISDGTAVLGLGDIGPEASMPVMEGKCVLFKEFGDVDAIPLCIRSKDVDEIVQVVSLLAGSFGGVNLEDIAAPRCFEIEKRLKEICDIPIFHDDQHGTAVVTLAAVLNAAKLTGKDIKTMKVVMNGAGSAGIAIAKLLLQVGVEDITMCDRVGTIYDGQEGLTPDKQEIALVTNKAGVKGSLADALKDADVFIGVSAPNTVTPDMVLSMKKDPILFPMANPIPEIMPDLALIAGAAVVGTGRSDFANQINNVLAFPGIFRGALDVRASDINDEMKIAAAYAIAGLVTDSELRSDFIIPNAFDPRIKDAVAKAVAKAAQESGVSRI, encoded by the coding sequence ATGGATTATGCACAAGAATCACTAAAACTCCACTATCAATGGAAAGGGAAACTGGAAGTCAATTCCAAGGTTTCCGTAAATAACAAGGAGGATCTGTCTCTGGCTTACACCCCGGGGGTGGCCCAACCTTGTCTTGAAATTCAAAAAGATATCAGCAAAAGTTATGAACTGACCGGACGTTGGAATACCGTTGCCGTCATCAGTGACGGAACCGCAGTTTTAGGTCTGGGAGATATCGGCCCGGAAGCAAGCATGCCAGTAATGGAAGGGAAATGCGTTTTGTTCAAAGAATTTGGCGATGTGGATGCAATTCCCCTGTGCATCCGTTCCAAAGATGTGGATGAAATTGTTCAGGTTGTTAGTCTTCTGGCCGGAAGCTTCGGCGGCGTAAATCTTGAAGATATCGCGGCTCCCCGATGCTTTGAAATTGAGAAACGACTCAAGGAAATCTGTGATATTCCCATCTTTCATGATGATCAGCATGGCACCGCGGTGGTCACTCTGGCGGCGGTGTTAAACGCTGCGAAATTAACCGGCAAAGACATCAAAACCATGAAAGTGGTCATGAATGGTGCTGGCTCAGCGGGAATTGCCATTGCCAAGCTACTGTTGCAGGTGGGTGTTGAAGACATCACCATGTGTGACCGGGTTGGTACCATTTATGACGGTCAGGAAGGGCTGACACCGGACAAGCAGGAAATTGCGCTGGTGACCAACAAAGCCGGAGTCAAAGGGAGCCTTGCCGATGCGCTGAAGGATGCTGATGTGTTTATTGGTGTGTCTGCACCCAATACCGTCACCCCAGATATGGTTCTGTCGATGAAAAAAGATCCGATTCTATTTCCGATGGCCAACCCCATCCCAGAAATTATGCCGGATCTGGCCTTAATTGCTGGAGCGGCGGTAGTTGGTACCGGTCGAAGTGATTTTGCCAATCAGATCAATAACGTCTTAGCCTTCCCGGGAATTTTTAGAGGAGCACTGGATGTCAGAGCCAGCGATATCAATGACGAAATGAAAATCGCGGCAGCCTACGCCATTGCCGGTTTGGTAACCGATAGCGAACTCCGTTCTGATTTTATTATTCCCAATGCGTTTGATCCTCGGATTAAAGACGCAGTCGCAAAAGCAGTGGCAAAGGCTGCCCAGGAAAGCGGTGTCAGCCGCATCTAG
- the larA gene encoding nickel-dependent lactate racemase, whose amino-acid sequence MKIDIAIGKEKQSVNIPDENLEAILKPNPIEVTTTGEDAICAALQNPIGTPPLKEIVRQGEKVVIITSDITRPLPSHVVLPPLLHELKKKGIKCEDITIVFALGSHRKHSPEEMKKLVGDYIYSTIRCVDGDPKDFVNMGKTKHGTPVDVTRIVAEADRRICLGNIEYHYFAGYSGGAKAIMPGVSTRAAIQMNHSCMVDPLAVAGKIDDNPVRQDLEEAIEYCPIDFIVNVILDEKKNVIYAVAGHYIEAHREGCKFLDQLYSKPIDALADIVIVSQGGAPKDLNLYQTQKALDNAKHAVRDGGIIILVGSCEEGFGEGVFEKWLLAATDSQSLIERIKNDFQLGGHKAAAIAMVLEKSEIFFVSKMEPEVVESIFMKPYITVQGALRDAFDKLGPDAKVLVMPHGGSTLPILKQ is encoded by the coding sequence ATGAAAATAGATATAGCAATTGGAAAAGAAAAACAATCGGTTAATATTCCAGACGAAAATCTGGAAGCAATCTTAAAACCAAATCCCATCGAAGTGACAACAACAGGTGAAGACGCCATCTGTGCAGCGCTCCAAAATCCCATCGGGACACCCCCTTTAAAAGAGATTGTCAGACAGGGTGAAAAGGTTGTGATTATTACCAGCGATATTACCCGGCCATTGCCGTCACATGTAGTATTACCACCGCTTCTTCATGAACTGAAAAAGAAAGGCATCAAGTGTGAAGACATAACCATTGTTTTTGCACTTGGGAGTCATCGGAAACATAGCCCCGAAGAAATGAAAAAACTGGTCGGTGATTATATCTATTCAACCATTCGTTGTGTGGATGGCGACCCAAAAGATTTCGTGAACATGGGCAAAACAAAACATGGTACTCCAGTGGATGTGACCCGGATTGTGGCAGAAGCAGACCGACGCATTTGCCTGGGCAATATTGAATACCATTATTTTGCCGGTTACAGTGGCGGGGCCAAAGCAATCATGCCAGGCGTTTCCACCCGTGCCGCTATTCAGATGAACCACAGTTGCATGGTTGATCCCCTGGCAGTGGCCGGAAAGATTGACGACAATCCGGTGCGACAGGATCTGGAAGAAGCAATCGAATACTGCCCCATCGACTTTATTGTCAATGTCATTCTCGATGAGAAAAAGAATGTTATTTATGCAGTGGCTGGACATTATATCGAAGCTCACCGGGAAGGCTGTAAATTTCTGGATCAATTGTATAGTAAGCCGATTGATGCTCTGGCAGATATTGTGATTGTCTCTCAGGGAGGTGCACCCAAAGATTTAAATCTCTATCAAACCCAGAAAGCCCTGGATAATGCCAAGCATGCGGTCAGAGATGGCGGCATCATCATTCTGGTGGGTTCCTGTGAAGAGGGGTTTGGAGAAGGGGTGTTTGAAAAATGGCTGTTAGCAGCTACGGATTCCCAGTCCTTAATTGAACGGATCAAAAATGATTTTCAATTAGGAGGGCATAAGGCAGCAGCCATAGCCATGGTTCTGGAAAAAAGCGAGATCTTCTTTGTTTCAAAAATGGAACCGGAAGTGGTCGAATCCATCTTTATGAAGCCTTACATCACCGTTCAGGGAGCCTTAAGAGACGCCTTTGACAAACTGGGGCCCGACGCTAAAGTTTTGGTAATGCCCCATGGCGGCTCAACTCTGCCAATTTTGAAACAATAA
- a CDS encoding NTP transferase domain-containing protein, with amino-acid sequence MKKIKEGAIILAAGMSSRMGDFKPVLKIGNLSILERIILTFQDAGITEIVVITGNKARIVEELVKDMKVTCLHNHDFATTQMLDSVKIGLKYLEHQCERILITPIDIPLFTKESVMKLMASQGLFINPVHRGVKGHPFLIDTQVIPEILSYTGNKGLLGAVESCNYEQIEVEVEDEGILLDADTKNDFKTLLDLYYKRKLKPKVRVSVEKEASFFGTGTEQLLNLIRVGESVKSACEHMNLSYSKGWKMINQVEEQLGFPIVFRKRGGMNGGKTILTEKGIEFLEKYQKFEKESQKSVNEIFDRYFF; translated from the coding sequence GTGAAAAAAATAAAGGAAGGTGCTATCATTCTGGCAGCTGGCATGTCCTCACGAATGGGTGACTTTAAACCGGTGCTTAAAATAGGGAATCTCTCAATTTTGGAGCGAATCATTTTAACGTTTCAGGACGCCGGGATCACAGAAATTGTGGTGATCACCGGAAATAAGGCCAGAATTGTGGAAGAACTGGTAAAAGACATGAAGGTTACCTGTCTTCATAATCATGACTTTGCCACCACCCAAATGCTTGATTCGGTAAAAATCGGCCTGAAGTATCTAGAACATCAGTGTGAACGCATTCTCATTACGCCCATTGATATTCCTCTTTTTACCAAAGAATCGGTGATGAAACTGATGGCTTCACAAGGGTTGTTTATTAATCCGGTGCATCGCGGTGTCAAAGGACATCCCTTTCTGATTGATACTCAGGTTATTCCAGAGATTCTAAGTTATACCGGAAATAAAGGATTACTGGGAGCTGTTGAAAGCTGTAATTACGAGCAGATTGAGGTTGAAGTGGAAGATGAAGGCATTTTGCTGGATGCAGATACCAAAAATGATTTTAAAACCCTGCTGGATTTATATTATAAACGGAAATTAAAACCAAAAGTCCGGGTCAGTGTGGAAAAAGAAGCATCTTTTTTTGGAACCGGCACCGAACAATTACTCAATTTAATCCGAGTCGGCGAGTCAGTCAAAAGTGCCTGCGAACACATGAATCTTTCCTACAGTAAGGGCTGGAAAATGATTAATCAGGTTGAAGAGCAACTGGGATTTCCGATTGTTTTTCGCAAGCGTGGCGGGATGAATGGCGGAAAAACGATCTTAACGGAAAAGGGCATTGAGTTTTTGGAAAAGTATCAGAAATTTGAAAAGGAATCGCAAAAGAGCGTTAATGAAATATTTGATCGTTATTTTTTTTAA